From Rana temporaria chromosome 5, aRanTem1.1, whole genome shotgun sequence:
tctgaatacggtactcgccactctaaattacggcggtgtagcgtatatgagatgcgctacgcccgcatagagttacgcgattctttctgaatccgggcccatctaTTTTCAGGGTGTTTGCTCACATCTTCTCTGTCTGAAATAAGAACTGAAATGGGTGCAGTCTAAAAAACACCAATGTACTTTTTATTCGTTTAACACTGAGAGGGGCTGATCTTAAAAGTTTTGATAAATCAGCTAGGGTAAATTCAAATGTGTATTGCAAAATATTGCGATGCGAGGTAAAGTAGGACATTTATTTTCacaaacactaaggcctcgtacacaccagcggacatgtccgatgaaaacggtccgcggaccgttttgatcggacatgtccgatgggatcatttggtctgatggctgtacacaccatcagaccaaatttcccgtggacaggatacgcggtgacgtggccgcgccgtggccacgacgatgacgcggcgacgtgcgtgaccctggaaggtcaatgcttccacgcatgcgtcgaatcactttgacgcatgtgagggctttcggccgagcggacatgtccggtgagtcgtacagacgaccgaacatgtccgactaagtagcatgctaagaaacatttgtccactggaaacctgtccgctaggccgggaatccggtccggtcggccgtacagacgaccgaacatgtccgcggaaactggtccgcagacatgttcggtcgtgtgtatgaggcctgatatTTAAATGAAGACATGTTTtgcatataaaggaaaaaaacaatgtggCGTTAATTTTATTTAGGTTTGTGGAGGCCTTAATACATAAATAGGGTTTTAGGATATATTTTAAAGGCCAAAGAAGCcctctgaattaaaaaaaaatgttcctctatATGTTATTAATAATGGTAAACTTactggataaaaatataattaaatgtaCAGTTGAACTGATTAACAGATTCTTAAAAATATTACTGGAAGATAAAAGTTACACATTTTAGTGTGTTATATAATATACCACAATAATCTGATAAATTGTTGGCCATCAGAAAATGTTGTTTATGTGtagtattttaaatattttactatCCAATGTTTAATGTATAAGTCCTCTGTATTTCTATGCAGTGCTTGTGATCAAAGTTCTTTGCTTGTGTTCTAGGTCTTACAGCTGCTGCATCGTTGGTATCCCTAGCATGGGCCCTGGCATCCTATCAGAAAGCATTAAGAGATTCGAGAGATGACAAGAAACCCATCAGTTACATAGCTGTAATCATCCAGTTCTGTTGGCATTTCTTCACCATCGCTGCCAGAGTGATAACGTTTGCTCTCTTTGCTTCAGTTTTCCAACTctactttggaatatttattgtaCTTCACTGGTGTATCATGACCTTTTGGATTGTGCATTGTGAAACAGAATTCTGCATCACTAAGTGGGAGGAGATTGTGTTTGATATGGTGGTTGGAATAATCTATATCTTTAGTTGGTTTAACGTCAAGGAAGGAAGGACACGGTGTCggctatttatttattactttgtCATCCTTCTGGAAAACACCGCCTTGAGTACCCTGTGGTATTTGTACAAGGCCCCCCAAATCCTGGATGCATTTGCTATTCCAGCACTGTGTGTAGTGTTTAGCAGCTTTTTAACTGGTATTGTTTTTATGCTTATGTACTATGCCTTCTTTCACCCTAATGGACCTAGATTTGGCCAATCACCGAGCTGTGCTTGTGAAGATCCCATATCTGCATTTCCCTTGCCCCCTGAGGTGGCCTCAAACACTCTTAGATCTATGTCCAATAACAGGAGTGTGGCCAGCGATCAGAAATATACAGAAAGAGACGGCTGCATGCCAGTATTTCAAGTGAGGCCTACAGCCCCTTCTACACCATCCTCAAGGCCTCCAAGGATTGAAGAATCTGTTATCAAAATTGACCTGTTTAGAAACAGGTATCCAGCCTGGGAGAGACATGTGTTGGATAGAAGCCTACGTAAGGCAATTTTAGCTTTTGAATGTTCACCTACTCCCCCTCGGCTGCAGTATAAAGACGATGCACTTATTCAGGAACGTCTGGAATATGAAACCACGTTGTAACAGCAGCGAAAGGAAATCCTGACATCCAGGTGTTTAAAAAGCCACAATGATAATCTGAACAATAAGCACTGTCAACTGGTCGGTGGCTGAAAAAAACTGTTTAACCTTTACAGAGCAAAAAGCCATGGCAAGTAAAGTCatggaaaacaaataaaatggcTAGTCATCATGATTATCATTCTTTCAGACACTCTGATATATCAAAGTGAAAGTTTTGCTTGTGCATTTTAGGACAGAAGAAATTCAGTGGGGAGAAAACATGCAAACAAGGGCAGGACAGTAGACCTATGTAGTGTAGTGTTGTCTAGTGCTGTGATTATTATTCATATAGAAGTCATTATTGTCTCAAGATTTGTAATGTCTACAAGGTTTTATATGTAATGACCCTGAATCATGCTACAGCCAACAGTCTATACGCTGCAGGTCTCTGTTCCACATGTCAAAAATTTTGCAATAGAAAGCTACCACCCATATATTCCAGTTGTCCTGATTTGGTATGGCATCAGAAAATGTTTGCATATCCCTAAAGTGGCATGTTCACAAAAACACATATGGCCTAGCCCAACTATATGTGTGAATCCAAGAACCACAGAGGAGCAGATGACCCTGTTTGCAACATGCCAAGTAATGGAAACATTTTATGAACACATCAGGACTGAGTTTGGGTCTGATCTTTGTGACCCAATTTTTATATCCATACAAACTATATTCTGTAGTGCAAACATACACAGTACAGTGAGTATTTATTTTCCTAGAAAATCTTAAGGAAATGTGTCTTATCACAAACGTCAATAACAATTCACCCAAAAAGGCTGCTACCTATTTCCCCTTAAATCATTCATCTACACCAGTAGCTAGTTGAGAAAACAGCAATGAATTCTGTGAAGTTGTGAGAATTGTGAAACACCTGTGATGACATGAAACATCACAGGACACTGGTCAAAAATGATAATCATGATGACATACCCGGATGACAAACAAAGATTTGTCATGGTGGTGGAAAGTTATGTGATGGGGATAAAAGTGTCTGGTTTCTTGTACTATACAGGAGATCAGTTCAGGACTCTGAATGCATGGCTCCATGTGATTTATGCAGGTATGATATAAAATATGAACTGATGCCATACCCTCCTAGTGCCAAACATTACATAGTGTAAGTGACTGCCCTGATTTCTGAGGAACACACAATATGTGGCATGTTGAGCCGTGCAAGAGTATGAAACCAGACGAAGTGCACCAGTTCTCCACATGTACAGACAACTCACCTTTTATACCTATAACTAAGTGATAACTTTTAGGCTTTGGGGTTGTCTACTAGTAAGTATACACAGTGCCGtagaataaaatacatttgtcgAAGACCACTATGATCCTAGTCAAGACTTGTTTTCATATTAATTCAAATCCGCAAAGAAACAGTTCTAAGACAGTGCCGGTGTTGCAATTGTTTAGAGTCAAAGTCATTTTGTTTTGCACAAAACAGTTTTCATGTTATTTCAAAAGATATACCCAAATGGTGCTTTCAGTTGCATTAAGAGTGCAAGTTAAATCTtacagcattttctttttttctgtttgcaaAATCAGAAACCAATGAATTACTCAATATTTTGTATTGTATACTATGGTTTACATAAGGTATTACTTTTTTATAATGTGTGGATTCTCATATCATCCCACAATCTAACTTTTAAGTCAAGTTGGTCAACCTACTGGAGGTCAGATATTCTTATAATTACTTCTTTTTTACACCTAGCATATAGACCTCTATGATcattggtttattttatttttacaagttTCTCAAGTTCTCTACTTGTACAGAAAATaacaataattaaatgttacacaCATACTATAACCAACTTGTATTAATGTAGGACCATGACTTGTAACATTACAAGTCAGTACTTGTAAT
This genomic window contains:
- the XKR4 gene encoding XK-related protein 4 encodes the protein MAAKSDGMLKMKKNDVAFTPLQNSDHSGSVQGLVSGSQPGSGTGDGGCSDGGSRCCCSGRAAVGVGSPSLCLRLGREQQRYTVWDGLWILAAVTVYLADVGSDIWLSADYYVRGQRWWFGLTLFFVVLGSLSVQVFSFRWFAHDFSTENSSQCTPVEGKAAGGAANTGTGGGGGELDRPATPQRQPSTASNKPNTPASTPRPAPGQSASCSFCIWTLQSLIHILQLGQLWRYFHTIYLGIRSRRSGDNDRWRFYWKMVYEYADVSMLHLLATFLESAPQLVLQLCIVIQTRSLQAVQGLTAAASLVSLAWALASYQKALRDSRDDKKPISYIAVIIQFCWHFFTIAARVITFALFASVFQLYFGIFIVLHWCIMTFWIVHCETEFCITKWEEIVFDMVVGIIYIFSWFNVKEGRTRCRLFIYYFVILLENTALSTLWYLYKAPQILDAFAIPALCVVFSSFLTGIVFMLMYYAFFHPNGPRFGQSPSCACEDPISAFPLPPEVASNTLRSMSNNRSVASDQKYTERDGCMPVFQVRPTAPSTPSSRPPRIEESVIKIDLFRNRYPAWERHVLDRSLRKAILAFECSPTPPRLQYKDDALIQERLEYETTL